In the genome of Vibrio sp. 16, one region contains:
- a CDS encoding inosine/guanosine kinase, whose translation MKFPGQRKSKHYFPTHARDPLINQMKQTPKLYRPIIVGVGQTIVDIEARVDDEFLAKYDLSKGHSLVLEESKADALYDELVERGLITHQYPGDTIGNTLHNYSVLADSKSVLLGVMSRNIEVGSFAYRYLCRTSSRMNLNHLQMVEGSIGRCYTLISDDGERTFAINEGEMNNLRPESIPDDVFDKASALVVSSYLMRGKPEDPMPKAVARAIEIAKSKNVPVVLTLGTKWVIEGNAKWWQEYIKENISIVAMNEEEGEALTGESDPLLAADKALDWVDLVLCTAGPSGLYMAGYTEDSVKRDTELPLLPGNIPEFNKYEFSRAMRKADCQTPLKVYSHIGPYLGGPLEIKNTNGAGDAALSALLHDMAANSHHLMNVPNSSKHDQPYLTYSSLSQICKYANRVSYEVLTQHSPRLGRALPEREDSLEEAYWDR comes from the coding sequence ATGAAATTTCCTGGTCAGCGCAAATCAAAGCACTACTTTCCTACACACGCTCGTGATCCATTAATAAATCAGATGAAGCAAACCCCTAAGCTTTATCGCCCGATTATTGTTGGTGTGGGTCAAACCATCGTTGATATCGAAGCTCGTGTAGACGATGAGTTCTTAGCGAAATATGACTTGAGTAAAGGGCACTCTCTCGTTTTGGAAGAGAGTAAAGCTGATGCACTCTATGACGAACTGGTTGAGCGTGGCTTAATCACTCATCAATACCCTGGTGACACCATAGGTAACACCCTACACAACTACTCTGTACTTGCAGATAGCAAATCGGTGTTGTTAGGCGTTATGTCACGCAACATCGAAGTCGGTTCGTTTGCTTATCGTTACTTGTGCCGTACTTCTTCTCGCATGAACTTAAACCACCTACAAATGGTAGAAGGTTCGATTGGCCGTTGTTACACGCTGATTTCAGATGACGGTGAGCGTACGTTTGCCATCAACGAAGGAGAAATGAACAACCTACGCCCTGAAAGCATTCCTGATGATGTGTTTGACAAAGCATCTGCGCTTGTTGTCTCGTCTTACCTTATGCGCGGTAAGCCTGAAGACCCAATGCCAAAAGCCGTAGCGCGCGCTATTGAAATCGCTAAGAGCAAGAATGTGCCTGTGGTTCTTACACTGGGTACAAAATGGGTCATTGAAGGTAACGCCAAATGGTGGCAAGAGTACATCAAAGAGAACATTTCCATCGTTGCGATGAACGAAGAGGAAGGTGAAGCTCTGACTGGTGAGTCCGACCCACTATTGGCCGCTGACAAAGCGTTAGATTGGGTTGACTTGGTGCTCTGCACGGCTGGTCCTTCAGGCCTTTATATGGCGGGTTACACGGAAGACAGCGTTAAGCGCGACACAGAGCTCCCTTTGTTACCGGGTAACATACCTGAATTTAACAAGTATGAGTTTAGCCGAGCAATGCGCAAAGCCGACTGCCAAACACCATTGAAAGTTTATTCTCATATCGGTCCTTATTTGGGCGGCCCACTTGAAATTAAAAATACAAACGGTGCGGGTGACGCGGCGCTTTCTGCACTTCTGCATGATATGGCGGCAAACAGCCATCACTTGATGAATGTCCCTAATTCATCTAAACACGATCAGCCATACTTAACCTACTCTTCTCTTTCACAGATTTGTAAGTACGCAAACCGTGTTAGCTACGAAGTTCTCACGCAGCACTCTCCTCGACTAGGGCGCGCATTGCCTGAACGTGAAGATAGCTTAGAAGAAGCGTATTGGGATCGTTAA
- a CDS encoding beta-phosphoglucomutase family hydrolase, protein MLNLIQKYEGLIFDMDGTLIDTMPAHLEAWQQTSDYFNFPFTKAWLHSLGGMPSYKIAIEINKEHHLSLDPNEVSKFKMRCFSEIDNKGEVIACTKEVLEHFYGKKKLAVGTGSQRKSALALLKQTELLPKLDAVVTATDVANHKPNPDTFLEAARQLGVSANACVVFEDTELGKRAAHSGGMDCIMVEGDQLVFYPCPNSK, encoded by the coding sequence ATGCTGAATCTAATACAAAAGTATGAAGGATTAATTTTCGACATGGATGGAACGTTAATCGATACCATGCCCGCCCACCTAGAAGCGTGGCAACAAACATCAGATTACTTTAATTTCCCATTTACCAAAGCGTGGTTACATAGTTTAGGCGGAATGCCGAGTTATAAAATTGCGATAGAAATCAATAAAGAGCATCATCTTTCTCTCGACCCAAATGAAGTCTCGAAATTTAAAATGCGCTGTTTTTCAGAAATTGATAATAAAGGAGAGGTGATCGCTTGTACCAAGGAAGTGCTAGAACACTTTTACGGAAAGAAAAAACTTGCGGTCGGTACGGGAAGCCAACGCAAAAGTGCACTTGCACTGCTGAAACAAACCGAGTTACTGCCCAAGCTCGATGCTGTCGTCACCGCTACCGATGTTGCAAATCACAAACCAAACCCTGATACATTTCTCGAGGCAGCGAGACAACTTGGTGTTAGCGCAAACGCATGTGTCGTCTTTGAGGATACTGAGCTTGGCAAGCGCGCAGCGCATTCTGGAGGGATGGACTGCATTATGGTTGAAGGTGATCAACTGGTTTTCTACCCGTGTCCCAATTCAAAGTAA
- a CDS encoding methyl-accepting chemotaxis protein, translated as MNIKNKLYSLGAVAVLGVVSVLLSTSHFAQTTEQLNQANLLVAKLEIRLLNLRRNEKDFLLRKDMKYLDKFNDNMDKFLDTQSQLAKILTEHDLPSSAQLRTDIIDYQNGFTSLVNAYNQHGLNPEDKLLGRYNAELESVRPKLNSDQLVNLFEFNNNVQTGSLDTSLIPSDATALLAAAKALIAQKTTIGLKYNIGLLGDTRALSHTVEEQFKSFSQALTSQAQETQERLANFKMIVTGFVIILILLIIWQISRSINTQVASLLSIIQEIARSNNVSLRANLGGNNELVAISNYFNRLLDKLEQLIAGTQSKSAELSQSTSNMHDELQNVIEQFNVQADHTTTMATSVQEMVSTINEISESTAIAVEGVQQAAVNAENGRKVVKTTVKNIDQLSSILGNSQQSIGSLNNHVDKIGDAVNIIQEIAEQTNLLALNAAIEAARAGEQGRGFAVVADEVRALASRTHQSTEEITKVVTDIQSQMSQVVTDIDQCNEQGQATLKASDSLDLSLTQIIDDMTNIQANSERIASAIEEQGIVMNQVSESITELNVISDGNMRSAQQCLTEVDRVSAQATEMDHAVAEFKTS; from the coding sequence ATGAATATCAAGAATAAACTATATTCATTGGGTGCAGTAGCCGTTTTAGGAGTGGTTTCCGTTCTTTTGTCCACTTCTCACTTTGCCCAAACGACTGAACAACTCAACCAAGCAAACTTATTAGTAGCTAAGTTGGAAATACGCCTGCTAAATTTACGACGCAATGAAAAAGACTTTTTACTCAGAAAAGACATGAAGTACTTAGACAAGTTTAATGACAACATGGACAAATTTTTGGATACGCAGTCGCAGCTAGCCAAAATTCTTACCGAGCATGACCTCCCCTCTAGTGCGCAACTCCGTACAGACATCATTGATTATCAAAACGGTTTTACCTCATTGGTTAATGCCTACAATCAGCATGGATTGAACCCAGAAGATAAATTGCTGGGTCGATACAATGCTGAGCTTGAAAGTGTTCGACCTAAATTAAACAGTGACCAACTGGTGAACCTTTTCGAATTTAACAACAATGTTCAAACTGGTTCATTAGATACATCTCTTATCCCGAGTGATGCCACTGCACTATTAGCTGCCGCCAAAGCCTTGATAGCGCAAAAGACGACGATAGGTCTTAAATACAATATTGGCTTACTTGGCGATACTCGTGCGCTCTCACACACGGTTGAAGAACAGTTTAAATCCTTCTCTCAGGCACTAACTTCGCAAGCGCAAGAGACTCAGGAACGTTTGGCTAACTTTAAGATGATAGTAACTGGCTTTGTTATCATTCTGATCCTATTAATCATTTGGCAAATCTCACGTTCTATCAATACGCAAGTTGCGAGCTTGCTCTCCATCATTCAAGAAATTGCGCGCTCAAACAATGTCTCTTTGAGAGCCAATTTAGGTGGTAACAATGAGTTGGTTGCGATATCCAACTACTTCAACCGCTTGTTAGATAAACTTGAGCAGCTAATCGCGGGGACTCAGAGCAAGTCTGCTGAGCTGTCACAAAGCACTTCTAATATGCATGACGAACTGCAAAATGTTATCGAACAGTTTAACGTTCAAGCAGACCACACCACCACGATGGCAACGTCTGTTCAAGAAATGGTGTCCACGATCAATGAAATCTCAGAGAGTACTGCAATCGCGGTAGAGGGCGTGCAACAGGCGGCAGTCAATGCTGAAAACGGCCGTAAAGTGGTGAAAACAACGGTTAAGAATATCGATCAATTATCGTCAATTTTGGGTAACAGTCAGCAATCTATTGGCTCATTGAACAACCACGTGGATAAGATTGGTGATGCCGTGAACATTATCCAAGAAATCGCGGAGCAAACTAACTTATTGGCACTTAACGCCGCTATCGAGGCCGCACGTGCGGGTGAACAAGGTCGTGGCTTCGCCGTCGTTGCGGACGAAGTTCGCGCATTGGCAAGCCGTACACACCAATCTACGGAAGAAATCACTAAAGTGGTGACGGACATTCAATCTCAGATGTCTCAAGTGGTGACGGATATTGATCAGTGTAATGAACAAGGGCAAGCGACACTCAAAGCGTCAGACTCTCTCGATCTTAGCCTGACTCAGATTATCGATGATATGACTAACATCCAAGCGAATTCTGAGCGCATCGCTTCTGCCATTGAGGAGCAAGGTATTGTGATGAATCAAGTCAGTGAGTCTATCACTGAACTTAATGTTATCTCTGATGGCAACATGCGCTCTGCTCAGCAGTGTCTGACAGAAGTCGACCGCGTATCGGCGCAAGCCACTGAAATGGATCACGCAGTCGCAGAGTTTAAAACTTCATAA